One region of Marivirga arenosa genomic DNA includes:
- the metH gene encoding methionine synthase, producing the protein MSRFSKDILQDRILVLDGAMGTMIQQYKLTEADYRGERFKDYPSDLKGNNDLLSITQPDIIKGIHRAYLDAGADIIETNTFSGTSIAMADYNMQELVWELNEQSAKLAREVTEEYSDKPRFVAGSIGPTNRTASISPDVNRPGFRATSFDELRLAYKEQAEALAAGGVDIFLVETVFDTLNCKAALMAIQELKDEKGIDIPVMVSGTITDASGRTLSGQTVEAFWNSIRHFPLLSVGFNCALGADQLKTYLQQLARISDVAISCHPNAGLPNEFGEYDESPAEMSGIIKSYFDEGLVNIIGGCCGTQPEHIKAIADYAQKSKPHEISTSDKIMKLSGLEPLSVTPEINFVNIGERTNVSGSKKFARLIREEKFEEAVDIALNQVEGGAQIIDINMDDGMLDAEKVLPEFVNLIASEPDIARLPFMIDSSKWEVIEAGLKCLQGKGIVNSISLKEGEEDFIKKAKKIKEYGAAVVVMAFDEKGQADTFDRKIEVCKRCYDLLVKEADFPAEDIIFDPNILTIGTGMEEHDNYAVDFINAVKWIKENLPHAKTSGGVSNISFSFRGNNVVREAMHSAFLYHAIKAGLDMGIVNPGMLEVYDEIDKELLQYVEDLLFNRRVDATERLMAYAENLKPGEKAEKETKQWRNEPVNKRLEHALVKGITEFIVEDTEEARLQADRPLDVIEGPLMDGMNVVGDLFGSGKMFLPQVVKSARVMKKAVAHLLPYIEAEKSSAQGGKGKILMATVKGDVHDIGKNIVGVVLACNNYEIIDLGVMVPLQKILEEAEKQQVDIIGLSGLITPSLDEMIYVVEEMEKRGLKTPVMIGGATTSRIHTAVKIKPNYSGPVVHVNDASRSVTVAGKLMGKDKEDYFQEIASEYAEAKAGHSRRGETKNYISIEEARNNKFQLDWSNFESTKPNILGNKVLLNYDLEEISQYIDWTPFFHTWEMKGRYPKILNDPEKGIEAQKLFDDAQKMLAEIIEQKSLQANAIFGLYPAHTKNDDSIEVFADEKKTQKLTEFHTLRQQSKKGDNNFNYAFSDFLAPAEQPITDYMGCFAVTTGIGLEKLTEKYEADHDDYSSIMAKALADRLAEAFAELLHKKVRREYWGYAQNESLDNEGLIKEEYKGIRPAPGYPGCPDHTEKITLFNLLNVEKETGISLTENLAMWPTASVSGFYFAHPESRYFGLGKIGKDQVEDIAKRKNQDFKEIERWLKPNLNY; encoded by the coding sequence ATGAGCAGATTTTCAAAAGACATACTTCAAGACCGAATTTTAGTGTTAGATGGTGCGATGGGCACTATGATTCAGCAGTATAAATTAACAGAAGCTGACTATCGCGGGGAACGATTTAAAGATTATCCTTCTGACTTAAAAGGCAATAATGACCTCCTCTCTATCACCCAGCCTGATATCATCAAGGGCATTCATAGAGCTTATTTAGATGCAGGCGCAGATATAATCGAAACCAATACTTTCAGTGGGACAAGCATCGCTATGGCCGACTATAACATGCAGGAGCTAGTTTGGGAGTTAAATGAGCAGTCCGCTAAATTAGCTAGAGAGGTAACAGAAGAATATTCAGATAAGCCTCGTTTTGTGGCAGGATCAATTGGGCCTACGAATCGAACTGCCTCTATATCGCCTGACGTAAACCGACCAGGGTTTAGAGCTACTTCCTTTGATGAATTAAGGCTCGCCTACAAAGAACAGGCAGAAGCCCTAGCTGCTGGAGGAGTTGATATATTTTTAGTCGAAACTGTATTCGATACGCTTAATTGTAAGGCTGCCTTAATGGCCATACAAGAATTAAAAGATGAGAAAGGTATCGATATTCCAGTAATGGTTTCCGGAACGATTACAGATGCCAGCGGTCGAACATTATCTGGTCAAACAGTGGAAGCATTTTGGAACAGTATCCGTCACTTCCCGCTTTTAAGTGTTGGTTTTAATTGTGCTTTAGGAGCTGATCAATTAAAAACTTATCTACAACAATTAGCGAGAATATCAGACGTAGCAATTTCTTGTCACCCAAATGCTGGACTACCAAATGAATTTGGGGAATACGATGAAAGTCCAGCTGAAATGAGCGGAATCATAAAAAGTTACTTCGATGAAGGTTTGGTGAATATTATCGGAGGCTGTTGTGGTACTCAACCTGAGCATATTAAAGCAATTGCTGATTATGCACAGAAATCAAAACCTCATGAAATAAGCACTTCTGATAAAATAATGAAGTTAAGCGGACTGGAACCTCTTTCAGTCACTCCTGAAATAAACTTTGTGAATATTGGTGAGCGAACCAATGTATCGGGGTCCAAGAAATTTGCCCGATTAATAAGAGAGGAAAAGTTTGAAGAAGCAGTTGATATCGCTCTAAACCAAGTGGAAGGTGGTGCCCAAATTATTGACATCAACATGGATGATGGTATGCTTGATGCAGAAAAAGTATTGCCTGAATTCGTAAATCTAATTGCTTCAGAACCGGATATTGCACGGCTTCCATTCATGATTGATTCATCGAAATGGGAAGTAATAGAAGCCGGGCTAAAGTGTTTACAAGGAAAAGGAATTGTAAACTCCATTAGCTTAAAAGAAGGGGAAGAAGATTTTATTAAAAAAGCCAAAAAGATAAAAGAATACGGAGCTGCAGTTGTAGTAATGGCCTTCGATGAAAAGGGACAAGCGGATACTTTTGATCGCAAAATTGAAGTCTGTAAGCGATGCTATGATTTACTGGTCAAGGAGGCTGATTTCCCAGCTGAAGACATCATCTTCGATCCCAATATTCTTACAATTGGTACCGGCATGGAGGAGCATGATAATTATGCGGTTGACTTTATTAATGCTGTAAAATGGATCAAAGAAAACCTACCCCATGCGAAAACAAGTGGTGGTGTTAGTAATATCTCATTTTCATTTAGAGGGAATAATGTAGTAAGAGAAGCCATGCATTCTGCTTTCCTTTACCACGCTATCAAAGCTGGTTTAGATATGGGAATTGTCAATCCAGGAATGCTGGAGGTTTATGATGAAATAGATAAAGAATTACTGCAATATGTTGAGGATTTATTATTCAATCGCAGAGTAGATGCTACAGAAAGGTTAATGGCTTATGCTGAAAACTTGAAGCCCGGAGAAAAAGCAGAAAAGGAAACTAAACAATGGCGAAATGAACCGGTGAATAAAAGGCTGGAACATGCATTAGTTAAAGGAATAACCGAATTCATAGTAGAGGATACTGAAGAAGCAAGACTGCAAGCAGATCGTCCTCTTGATGTAATAGAAGGTCCTTTAATGGATGGGATGAATGTAGTGGGAGACCTATTTGGCTCAGGAAAAATGTTCCTGCCTCAGGTTGTGAAAAGTGCCAGGGTGATGAAGAAAGCAGTAGCACACCTCCTACCCTACATCGAGGCTGAGAAGTCCTCCGCCCAGGGGGGCAAAGGCAAAATATTGATGGCTACAGTAAAAGGAGACGTTCATGATATCGGTAAAAATATAGTGGGAGTAGTCTTGGCCTGTAACAATTATGAAATCATTGATCTGGGCGTTATGGTTCCTTTGCAAAAGATTCTTGAAGAAGCTGAAAAGCAGCAAGTGGATATTATCGGACTTAGTGGTTTAATCACCCCTTCTTTAGATGAAATGATATATGTGGTGGAAGAAATGGAGAAAAGAGGATTGAAAACTCCTGTTATGATTGGCGGTGCTACCACCTCTCGAATTCACACCGCAGTTAAAATTAAGCCAAACTACAGTGGACCCGTAGTGCATGTAAATGATGCCTCACGCTCTGTTACGGTAGCTGGAAAGCTAATGGGTAAAGATAAAGAGGATTATTTCCAAGAAATTGCAAGCGAATATGCTGAAGCAAAGGCAGGACACAGTCGCAGAGGTGAAACCAAAAATTACATAAGTATTGAAGAAGCCAGAAATAATAAATTTCAGCTCGACTGGTCTAATTTTGAAAGTACTAAGCCAAATATCCTGGGTAATAAAGTGCTTTTGAACTACGATTTAGAGGAAATATCTCAATACATAGATTGGACTCCATTCTTTCATACCTGGGAGATGAAGGGTAGATACCCAAAAATATTGAATGATCCTGAAAAAGGAATTGAGGCACAAAAGTTATTTGATGACGCTCAAAAAATGCTAGCTGAAATTATAGAACAAAAATCCTTGCAAGCCAATGCCATATTTGGTTTATATCCTGCTCATACGAAAAATGATGACAGCATTGAGGTTTTTGCTGATGAAAAAAAGACGCAGAAACTGACTGAATTCCATACTTTAAGACAACAAAGCAAAAAAGGAGACAATAATTTCAATTATGCTTTTTCTGACTTCCTGGCTCCTGCTGAGCAGCCTATAACAGATTATATGGGATGTTTTGCGGTCACTACTGGAATTGGCCTGGAGAAATTGACAGAAAAATATGAAGCAGATCATGATGACTACAGCAGCATTATGGCCAAAGCTTTAGCAGATCGACTAGCAGAAGCATTTGCTGAACTTTTGCATAAAAAAGTGAGAAGAGAGTATTGGGGATATGCTCAAAATGAAAGTCTTGACAACGAAGGACTCATCAAAGAAGAATACAAAGGAATAAGACCTGCCCCAGGATACCCGGGATGTCCTGATCATACTGAAAAAATCACTTTGTTTAATTTATTAAATGTAGAAAAAGAAACGGGAATAAGTCTAACTGAAAACCTGGCCATGTGGCCCACTGCATCTGTCAGCGGCTTTTATTTTGCTCATCCTGAGAGTCGATACTTTGGATTGGGTAAAATAGGAAAAGACCAGGTAGAAGATATCGCCAAACGTAAAAATCAGGATTTCAAGGAAATCGAAAGATGGCTAAAACCCAATTTAAATTATTGA
- a CDS encoding glycosyltransferase family 2 protein — MAIPLISIIMPVKNTEQFLPACLDSIINQSEQDWELIVTDDHSTDNSRAVVEKFVEKDTRIKLISSSGNGIISALQSSYALATGDIIHRMDSDDIMPKNKLQLLKEGLLKEGLNTVVTGKVEYFSEEPISEGYLQYQYWLNSLCEDNSHWQHLYEECVVASPAWMMFKQDFEKCGGFNSNYYPEDYDLVFRWYAAGFKIFALRDCIHFWREHPKRTSRTAAYCNQAAFFKLKLMYFLKFERDRNRPFLIFGAGTKGKIMANFLIDQKEKFYWVNSISKSKQEKTASKYSDYTLGMDQLAEFIEPQIIITVGEAKSKQQIQAFMKKHNWVEHKHYFFFR; from the coding sequence ATGGCCATTCCTCTTATCTCAATTATTATGCCTGTTAAAAACACTGAACAGTTTCTTCCAGCCTGTTTGGATAGCATCATCAATCAATCGGAACAGGATTGGGAATTAATTGTGACAGATGATCACTCCACTGATAATAGTAGAGCTGTAGTCGAAAAATTTGTAGAAAAAGATACCCGAATCAAGCTAATAAGTTCCTCAGGAAACGGAATCATTTCTGCTCTGCAATCATCCTATGCTTTAGCAACAGGGGACATTATTCACAGAATGGATTCTGATGATATAATGCCCAAAAACAAGCTACAATTATTAAAAGAAGGGCTTCTTAAAGAAGGGCTAAACACCGTAGTTACAGGAAAAGTTGAATACTTTTCTGAAGAACCAATTTCTGAAGGCTACCTACAATACCAATACTGGTTGAACTCGCTTTGTGAAGATAATTCGCACTGGCAGCATCTTTACGAGGAATGTGTAGTTGCTTCACCTGCCTGGATGATGTTTAAACAAGATTTCGAAAAATGTGGTGGCTTTAACTCAAATTACTACCCTGAAGATTATGACTTGGTTTTCCGTTGGTATGCTGCAGGTTTTAAGATTTTTGCTTTAAGAGATTGTATCCATTTTTGGCGAGAGCATCCAAAAAGAACAAGTAGAACAGCTGCTTATTGCAATCAAGCTGCATTTTTTAAACTAAAGCTTATGTATTTCCTTAAGTTTGAACGGGATAGGAATAGACCATTTCTGATTTTTGGTGCAGGAACTAAAGGAAAAATCATGGCTAATTTTTTAATAGATCAAAAAGAAAAATTCTACTGGGTGAACTCTATTTCTAAATCTAAGCAAGAAAAAACAGCTTCAAAATATTCTGATTATACTTTAGGCATGGATCAGTTAGCTGAATTTATAGAACCACAAATCATCATCACTGTAGGAGAAGCAAAAAGTAAACAGCAAATCCAGGCATTCATGAAAAAGCACAATTGGGTAGAACACAAACACTACTTTTTCTTCAGATAG
- a CDS encoding DUF3307 domain-containing protein, with protein sequence MISFLLKILVAHVLGDFVFQSDRWVQHKESKKAKSKFLYIHIIIHTILVLILLQFNVDYWLAFLILPISHFVIDLFKIYLRKILNSRLSFIVDQLAHLAVILAICAYYYPKMLSFEFQLSETLLLFVLSILLLTYGIAVFIKIIMSQWELPEDSDQDSLSKAGKYIGIIERLFVFAFVLMEEWQAIGFLIAAKSVFRFGDLSRAKDRKLTEYILIGTLLSFGFAILIGLLYQNLLDNL encoded by the coding sequence ATGATTTCATTTCTTCTCAAAATCTTAGTTGCTCATGTATTAGGTGATTTCGTTTTTCAATCGGACCGATGGGTTCAACACAAAGAATCAAAGAAAGCAAAATCAAAATTTCTATATATACATATCATAATTCATACTATTTTAGTACTGATTTTATTGCAATTCAATGTAGACTATTGGTTGGCATTCCTCATTTTACCCATAAGTCATTTTGTAATTGACCTCTTCAAAATCTATCTTAGAAAAATCTTAAATTCTCGTTTATCATTTATAGTTGACCAATTAGCTCATTTAGCAGTGATTTTAGCTATTTGTGCTTATTACTACCCCAAAATGCTTTCTTTTGAATTTCAACTATCAGAAACTCTATTACTGTTTGTTTTAAGTATTCTATTACTTACCTATGGAATAGCTGTTTTTATTAAGATCATTATGTCTCAATGGGAGCTGCCAGAAGACTCTGACCAAGATTCCCTTTCCAAAGCTGGGAAATACATCGGTATTATTGAACGACTTTTTGTTTTTGCTTTTGTACTTATGGAAGAATGGCAAGCCATAGGATTTCTAATAGCAGCTAAATCTGTATTTCGATTTGGAGATTTATCAAGAGCAAAAGATCGTAAACTTACTGAATACATCTTAATAGGCACTTTATTAAGTTTTGGTTTTGCAATTTTAATAGGCCTTCTCTATCAAAACCTGTTAGATAACTTATAA
- a CDS encoding SatD family protein produces MIAILTGDIINSTEKVPSNWLKELKSVLNQYGTSPEKWEIYRGDSFQLKISIGEAILAAFHIKATIKQIKNKDVRIAIGIGKEDYVSEKISESNGIAYQNSGVCFETLKKNTLAIRSNDAKWDEPLNIMLELMLFTADKWTASQAEVIKASIENPDKNQNQLAELLEKTQSTISVSLDRSGFDKLQKIIDYYKKQTHSL; encoded by the coding sequence ATGATAGCAATATTAACAGGCGACATTATCAATTCTACAGAGAAGGTTCCTTCAAATTGGTTGAAAGAACTGAAATCAGTTTTAAATCAATATGGCACTAGCCCTGAAAAATGGGAAATCTATAGAGGGGATAGCTTTCAATTAAAAATCTCCATTGGGGAAGCTATTTTAGCAGCTTTTCATATCAAAGCCACCATCAAACAAATTAAAAACAAAGATGTCAGAATTGCCATTGGAATTGGAAAGGAAGATTATGTATCTGAAAAAATATCAGAGTCGAATGGTATAGCCTATCAAAATTCAGGTGTATGCTTTGAAACTCTCAAAAAAAATACTCTTGCTATAAGATCAAATGATGCAAAATGGGATGAGCCACTCAATATCATGTTGGAATTAATGCTATTTACTGCAGATAAATGGACTGCAAGCCAAGCCGAGGTGATAAAAGCAAGTATAGAAAATCCTGATAAAAACCAAAACCAACTTGCAGAACTACTAGAAAAAACTCAAAGTACCATTAGCGTATCCCTCGATCGAAGTGGATTTGATAAGCTGCAAAAAATAATTGACTATTATAAGAAACAAACCCATTCGTTATGA
- a CDS encoding DUF6624 domain-containing protein, whose product MRKLKFLNTLAVLIGLIWSFSSVSQVKNCNLSSINEELAKRKEAEQSIRKEVIPAVQEHNKTGKGILKVIRLANKMNKIDEDNQKYLDKLIGKCGWDDNLNAESHRTIFLIIDHGDKDFINRYIDLVKVKAEAGVLESDDYPTVLDRKLMYDDKPQLFGTQTFSYIDDNGDNNYVWPIADPDNLKARRDSVGLPTMEEYFRIAMEEFNIKMVWDKSLTIEKALEMNN is encoded by the coding sequence ATGAGAAAACTTAAGTTTTTGAATACCCTAGCGGTATTAATTGGGTTGATATGGTCTTTTTCTTCTGTATCGCAAGTCAAAAATTGTAATCTGTCGTCAATAAATGAGGAATTAGCAAAAAGAAAAGAAGCAGAACAGAGCATAAGAAAAGAGGTGATCCCTGCTGTTCAGGAACATAACAAAACAGGCAAAGGGATATTAAAAGTAATTAGGCTTGCGAATAAAATGAATAAAATAGATGAAGACAATCAGAAATATTTAGATAAACTGATTGGAAAATGTGGTTGGGACGATAATTTAAATGCAGAGAGTCATCGTACAATTTTTTTAATTATTGATCATGGTGATAAGGATTTTATAAATAGATATATTGATCTAGTAAAAGTTAAAGCCGAAGCTGGCGTTTTAGAATCAGATGATTATCCTACTGTGCTAGATCGTAAATTAATGTATGATGATAAACCTCAATTGTTTGGAACTCAAACTTTCAGTTATATAGATGATAATGGCGATAATAATTATGTTTGGCCAATTGCTGACCCAGATAACTTAAAGGCAAGGAGAGATTCTGTCGGTTTACCCACAATGGAAGAATATTTCCGAATTGCCATGGAAGAATTTAACATCAAAATGGTCTGGGATAAGTCTCTAACAATAGAGAAGGCCTTGGAAATGAATAATTGA
- a CDS encoding efflux RND transporter periplasmic adaptor subunit, with translation MAKKKSSKKTLYILIAAVVVLIVAAIIGKKSGVIGQPPSTKVEVAKVEKRTIIEKVNASGTVQPVVEVKLSPDVAGEIIALAVEEGDPVKEGDLLVEIRPDNFESALERAKANLNQQKASLAQAEASLERAKAQETQAKQTFNRQKKLYDEKVISTADYESALASYQVAQNDKVAAEKNVLAARYTVKSSQATVNEAAENLRRTTIYAPVDGTVSKLSVELGERVVGTQQMAGTEMMRIANLNNMEVRVDVNENDIIRINIGDTANIEVDSYTYMEKEFKGVVTAIANTANDKASQDAVTEFEVKVKILNSSYEDLISENGDSPFRPGMTASVEIMTETKENILTVPLASVTLRSPEVEKDSTTTEQTKEVKKEQEVVFVVQDDNTVKMTQVKTGISDFEFIQVSGLEEGEEIVKGPFLAISKTLKDGDLIEVKEEGKKKEND, from the coding sequence ATGGCTAAGAAGAAATCATCTAAAAAGACATTATATATATTAATTGCAGCGGTAGTTGTATTAATAGTAGCTGCAATTATTGGTAAAAAATCAGGCGTAATTGGACAGCCACCTTCTACAAAAGTTGAAGTAGCTAAAGTAGAAAAAAGAACCATAATTGAAAAAGTAAATGCCAGTGGAACAGTTCAGCCTGTCGTGGAAGTAAAACTCAGCCCAGATGTAGCCGGTGAGATTATTGCATTAGCGGTTGAAGAAGGTGATCCTGTTAAAGAAGGAGATTTGCTTGTAGAGATCAGACCTGATAATTTTGAAAGTGCATTAGAAAGAGCGAAAGCAAATCTAAACCAACAAAAAGCATCTTTAGCGCAAGCAGAAGCTTCTTTGGAAAGAGCAAAAGCGCAGGAAACGCAAGCCAAGCAAACTTTCAACAGACAGAAAAAACTTTATGATGAGAAAGTAATTTCAACTGCTGATTACGAATCGGCATTGGCTAGCTATCAGGTAGCACAAAACGATAAAGTGGCTGCAGAGAAAAATGTACTAGCTGCTCGATATACAGTTAAAAGCAGTCAGGCGACTGTAAACGAAGCTGCGGAAAATTTAAGAAGAACCACTATTTACGCTCCAGTTGATGGTACAGTTTCTAAGTTAAGTGTTGAATTAGGTGAAAGAGTGGTAGGTACACAGCAAATGGCAGGTACTGAAATGATGAGAATTGCAAACTTAAACAACATGGAAGTGCGTGTTGATGTAAATGAAAACGATATCATCAGAATCAACATTGGAGACACTGCTAATATAGAAGTAGATTCTTATACCTATATGGAAAAAGAATTTAAAGGAGTCGTTACGGCTATTGCTAATACTGCTAATGACAAAGCTTCACAAGATGCCGTTACCGAATTTGAAGTGAAAGTGAAGATATTGAATTCTTCATATGAGGATTTAATTTCGGAAAATGGAGATTCTCCTTTCAGACCAGGGATGACGGCAAGTGTTGAAATTATGACAGAAACCAAAGAGAATATTTTGACTGTGCCATTAGCTTCAGTTACATTAAGATCTCCAGAAGTTGAGAAAGATTCGACAACAACTGAACAGACTAAAGAAGTTAAAAAAGAGCAAGAAGTTGTATTTGTGGTTCAAGATGACAATACGGTTAAAATGACTCAGGTTAAGACTGGAATCAGCGATTTTGAATTTATTCAGGTAAGTGGATTAGAAGAAGGAGAAGAAATCGTAAAAGGACCATTCTTAGCTATTTCTAAAACTTTAAAAGATGGAGATCTGATTGAGGTTAAAGAAGAAGGAAAGAAAAAAGAAAATGACTAA
- a CDS encoding TolC family protein, whose amino-acid sequence MLRIFIVSLFLAFTFQVQAQDKWSLQKCIDYALENNLQVKQSNLDVESADISLFGSKMSNLPSVNGNLGLNTSTGRTIDPFTNTINDRGINSQTAGISASVPLFDGFQRYNSIKRDQYGQLAAESDLKTIQNNVSLNVVTFYTNILFNKELLETAKLRLETTESQESRIEKQVEIGALAQADLLQIRQQKANDELEVVRAENNLNLSYLQLKQALQIPANQDFDIEIPELPEPNTGELMESSANVYQYALQNQPVIKAAEYRKESAFRSIGVARSRYYPSLSLNAGISTNYSDAAPAQFPVLGSENITITRPIGIVENTGQLVVTQDEIPSEFRENTYWNQLDFNQRRFVGLSLNIPIFNQFQVRNSVQQAIITKKRSDYQLTAAKNDLQQTIEQAYLDVKAAAKSYSALNNSFEASELSFKNAEQRLELGAIDAVQFTQIKNDFERVKSDLIRAKYDYIFKLKVLDFYQGKPLNF is encoded by the coding sequence ATGCTTAGAATATTTATTGTTAGCTTATTCTTAGCTTTTACTTTTCAAGTACAGGCTCAGGATAAATGGTCATTACAGAAATGTATTGATTACGCTTTAGAGAACAACCTGCAAGTAAAGCAATCCAATCTGGATGTAGAAAGTGCAGATATAAGCTTATTTGGTTCCAAAATGAGTAATTTACCGAGTGTGAATGGTAATTTGGGTTTGAATACCTCTACTGGTAGAACCATTGATCCATTTACCAATACCATTAACGATAGAGGTATTAATTCACAAACTGCAGGCATTAGCGCTAGTGTGCCTCTTTTTGATGGTTTCCAAAGATATAACAGCATTAAGAGAGATCAGTATGGACAATTAGCAGCTGAAAGTGATTTGAAAACCATACAAAATAATGTTTCGCTTAACGTTGTTACTTTTTATACGAACATTTTATTCAATAAAGAGCTTCTGGAAACTGCCAAATTAAGGTTAGAAACAACAGAGAGCCAAGAAAGTAGAATTGAAAAGCAAGTGGAGATTGGAGCTTTAGCTCAGGCAGATTTACTTCAAATCAGACAACAAAAAGCAAATGATGAATTAGAAGTAGTGAGAGCTGAAAACAATCTTAACCTTTCTTACTTACAACTTAAACAAGCCTTACAAATTCCTGCGAATCAAGATTTCGATATTGAAATTCCTGAATTACCTGAACCCAATACAGGAGAATTAATGGAATCATCCGCAAATGTTTATCAATATGCATTGCAGAATCAGCCTGTAATTAAAGCTGCTGAATATAGAAAAGAAAGCGCATTTAGAAGTATTGGTGTAGCACGAAGCAGGTATTATCCTTCTCTAAGTTTGAATGCTGGAATTTCAACCAACTATTCTGATGCCGCTCCAGCACAATTTCCGGTATTAGGTTCAGAAAACATTACGATTACTAGACCAATTGGGATAGTTGAAAATACTGGTCAGCTGGTAGTAACGCAAGATGAAATCCCTTCTGAATTCAGAGAGAATACCTATTGGAATCAGTTAGATTTTAACCAAAGAAGATTTGTTGGCTTAAGCTTGAATATTCCTATTTTCAATCAATTCCAGGTAAGAAATAGTGTTCAACAAGCCATTATAACTAAAAAAAGAAGCGATTATCAATTAACGGCTGCTAAAAATGATTTGCAGCAAACAATTGAACAAGCTTATTTAGATGTAAAAGCTGCTGCAAAATCATATTCAGCTTTAAATAATAGTTTTGAAGCCTCTGAACTTAGCTTCAAAAATGCTGAGCAAAGGCTAGAATTAGGCGCAATTGATGCAGTTCAGTTTACTCAAATTAAAAATGATTTCGAAAGAGTTAAATCTGACTTAATTCGAGCTAAATACGATTATATTTTCAAACTTAAAGTACTTGACTTTTATCAAGGTAAACCATTAAACTTTTAA
- the sdaAB gene encoding L-serine ammonia-lyase, iron-sulfur-dependent subunit beta — translation MAERSSIFDMIGPVMIGPSSSHTAGVVRIARAAIKVLGAIPNEATVTFYNSFAKTYEGHGSDKAIIAGLLNLKTDDKRIKEAFELAKEAGLTYTFKSIGSAGTYHPNTIKLNLKKGDKSVEVIGESLGGGVINISKVNGFTANISATLHTLIITADDREGSIAFITSILTHDKANIATMSVTRKGKKDIACLAIEMDTGLKEISLEYLKNLDWVQDVIYIPDIDM, via the coding sequence ATGGCAGAAAGAAGCAGTATTTTTGATATGATTGGCCCTGTAATGATCGGACCATCCAGTTCTCATACCGCAGGAGTGGTGAGGATTGCTAGAGCCGCAATTAAAGTTTTAGGAGCAATTCCGAACGAAGCAACGGTAACTTTTTATAATTCATTTGCTAAAACTTATGAAGGCCACGGCAGTGATAAAGCCATTATTGCCGGTTTATTGAACTTAAAAACTGACGACAAAAGAATAAAAGAAGCATTTGAATTAGCAAAAGAAGCTGGCCTAACCTATACATTCAAATCAATAGGAAGTGCTGGAACCTATCATCCCAACACCATTAAATTAAACTTAAAAAAGGGAGATAAGTCAGTTGAAGTAATTGGAGAAAGCCTTGGAGGCGGTGTAATAAACATTTCCAAAGTAAATGGCTTTACCGCTAATATTTCAGCTACATTACACACTTTAATCATCACCGCAGATGATAGAGAAGGAAGTATTGCCTTTATCACAAGTATCCTTACCCATGATAAAGCCAATATTGCAACTATGAGTGTTACCAGAAAAGGCAAAAAAGATATTGCTTGCTTAGCTATTGAAATGGATACTGGTTTAAAAGAAATTTCGTTGGAATACCTTAAAAATCTGGATTGGGTACAAGATGTTATCTATATTCCAGACATTGACATGTAA